ACCTTCATGAGCCATCTGTCTTCCCAACTGTCATACTTAGATTGTGCTGGAATCTGGTTTAGAGCTAACATGCGCACCGCCGGGGCAGGCCTCTAGCTTTCATCTCAAAGCTTGCCAGCATTCCCATGTCCTGCCCAGTGCTCACCACCCTCCACCCAAGACGCTCCAGGAAGTGGGCGGGCTAAATACGTTTGGGAAACGCTATGTCCTTCACTTTGCTCCCAGCCTTGAAGGGTCCCGGCAGCACAgcaacacgttgaaaccccaaGAAGCCTTGTAGTAAAACTAGCGTGCTTGCCTTGGCTTAACTAAGCCTGTCCCAGGCTATTCCAACCTTGGAACCTTTTGATGCAAATATCTACTGACTATTCAACCCACATTTTAGGGGAAAATGCTGTATCACCTCACTGTCCTTCCAACACGCCAACAACTCACCCCCAGGCCTTTGTACCTGCTGCCCCCTCAGAACAGCCCAGTGTTTCCTTCCGGTATCCGCGGGGCTCCTCCCCACTATCTCAGGTTTTATTCTCGAACCGCCGCCTTCCAGCTCTGCCTTCCCTGGCCACCCTACTTACAATTACACTCCCCAGCGTTTCCTGGGCTGTTTCCTGCTGTTTTTCTCCAAAGCACTACACCTCTTTCTTTTGGGTTTGTCAGCCCTAGTAGGGTATGAGGAATTTTTTGCCTGGATTCATTTACTGGTCTATCCCACAGCACATAGTAGATGTAAATAAATGTTCAGTTGAACATATATGAATGTCTTAGGGAGAGTATGGAAGTGACAGTCACAGGGTTTGGAACCACAGAGAGGCAGACTGAACTCTAGGCTTTCATATTCACTGCTGTGGACCCTATAGGCCCCCTTCCCTCTGTAAAACAGGGTGCCTCCCTTGTAAAAAATCCTTGGCAGGACTGAATGAAATGTCACATGAGAATCCTTGGCAAGCACTTGGCCCCGTGGAAACCCTTGATAAATCACTATTAtcttcatcagtgaaatgcaagcCCTTGCTGCGAGGATGAGGGGTGAGCAGGCAGCCGACACAGGTGTGAATAAAGTGTAGAGGTTCACCGCGAGGCTGACGGGGAGCAGCCTTGCTCTCCCCTGTGTTCCTGGCGCTTTGGCCACACAGATACTTTCTGAAAGGGgtttggggaggccaagggagaCTCTCCTGCCCCCATTCCACAGACGGCAAAATGGAACCCATTCACCCGACTTCCCAAAGCTTCACGACCAGTCGGGATATTGCAGCGGGGCCTTCCTGACAGCCCACCCAGCTCAGATCAGCCCTGCTAAGATTCTCTTGGGGGTCCAGAACTTTTCTGGGCCTGGCTTTACCTGGTGCCAGCCACCCCTAGTGCGGCTCCAATGGCCTGGGCATGGCTGGCATCCCTCAGCCCACACACCCATTACTATACCTTGAGCTGAAAGAAATAGTCCTCGACCTGCCACTCCTCATTCAAGTTCAGCTTGGCAGCCACCAGCACAAGCACAGGGTGTGGGCCACATCCCAGGCCATGCATACATCCCCCACAAACATAGGGTGGCCGGCTCCTGCATTAGACACCTGGAGCACCTAAGCTGGCCAGCTGCTGCCATGAGGATGTCCTGAACATAGACCTGAAACCAGGAAGTGGTGATTCCCAGTCCCCAGCTGCTGGGGACAAGGCTTTACTGAACAGGCCTGCTGGcctcagggaggcagggagggagcacTAAGGGCTGTGGGTAGGTCCCCTCCAGCCAGGACCTTGCGGGGCCAGGCTCAGGATGAAGGAGCACAGATGCCCcgggggctgggctgggagtaGAAAGAGATAAATGCTGGACACAGTCCTGCCCTCGAGGGGCTGACCATCCAGTGGGGCTCCCCAGACTGTCTCTGGATTTGCCATGCTTCAAAGAGGCATCAGCCAAAGGCAGTCCCCACTTGGGGCTCTGCCTACACCCCAGAAAAAGGAGCCTCTCAATGCAGACTGTCCATCAGGTCCTGCAGGATAGGGATCCTGGGCTCCCAGCTAGAGGTCCAGGAGTCAGTGGGACACTCTCTGCTCCAGCTCCGCACAGGATGCACTGGCTGGCACTGGGCACAGAGCACTGGACCCAAAAGGTGCCCTGGTGGGACAAGTGTGTGAGGCCGAGAGTCTATTCTGACATCCCAGGCTCGGGGGAGCAGCAGCGGCCTGGGGGCAGCAGGAGACCCCTCTGAGGGCTGTGATGGAAGCGTTGGCCGCCCTCCAGCCTTTGCTGGGCTTGGCGTGTGGCAGCCTGCACCACCTCTCCCTGGGCAGTGCAGCGTGTCCCAGGGGACCTGCTGAGGGACCTTCAGCAGGCTGAGCTGTGGGCAACAGCGTGCCCTGGGTTAGTCTGAACCTCTCCAGGACTGTCACTTCTTCTGTATGAGGCATTAACACTCTTCACAGCGCCAGCCCTGATGATTTGGCCAGACTACCCACTTCAGAGCTCAGGAGCTGAAGGCTCAGGGGAGGAGCGAGGGGCCTGTGAGGGACAGGGCTCACCGCAGGGCCTGTGTGTGTAATGCTTCACCCTTAGCCCGAGGCTGCATTACCTTGGGCTTGCCAGGTGAGGCGAGAATAGGCCGTGTGCATGCAGCACCCCTTCTGGGCCATCTCAGCATGCCTCCTGGTAGATGTGGTCCTCCATCTGGGCAGCGGCACCCAAACACCAAAGGTCATGCGGCCTCCCGCGCCTGCAGGAGTCCCGAACTGTTGTTATATCGGCCACCAGGGCGCCACGGCGCCAAGTCCAACTGGAATTCTCATTTCACTCCCACTGGCTATTCAGCAttatcccactttacagatgagagcTGAGGGCCCAAGGCATTCAGATCACTCATCCATAATCCTGAACTGAAAGTGCGGATGCAAAATTCCCTCAGCCCATCGGAGGGTCAAAAGCAGGGACTTTCCGTTACCTCCACTCCCAGGAGGAGCCCCGGCTACGATGTGGGAGACGGAAGAGCAGCCATTCAACCCACAGGGAGTCCCACACACGGGGAAGGCAGAATTTGGGAGGCCTTCCACTCCAGAAAGGTCCAGGAGCCGTTTGGCCAGGGCTGCAGTTCTGCTTCTAGGCGAGGCTGCCCCCCTCGTGCCCCTCCACCTGGGAAGCCTCCAGCCTTACCCTTGTGCTGGGAGTCATGGAGCCATGCTGCCAGAAACTGCGGAAGGGGCGATGCCTGTGCCAGGTCGACGAGGGATGCAAGGATGGGAGGGTCTCGAGGAGGTGGAAGCAGCTGGCGCTGAAAGGGACAGGAGGCGGGGCCAGCCCTCCCAGACACCCCAGGCCCACACACACACTGGGTGCCTGGGGAGCTGGGCTGCAATGAGAAGCTGATCGTGAGGGGTGGAAGGACAAGCAGCTGCTATTTGATTTCCCACGTCCTGCAGGCTGCTTCACCTCTGTAGCCACCAGCACCTCCCAGGTCGCCTGAGGCCAAGCTCACTGGACTCTGGGCCCCTCCCAGCACTGCTGTCATACGTTGTCCTGCTTGCTAGAGACAGCCACCAGTCTTGACCCCAGTGGGGAGGGCTCGAGGCAGCACCTAAACCCCAGATCCCTCCTTTCCTCCACGGAACCCCCAGGGGGTCAGCGGTCCCACGGGAACAGAGGCGGAAGTGGTGCTTACTTTAAGTATAAAAGCAGGGCACTGGGTCTTGGGGCTCAGGCTGTTGAGCCATGTGCTGCAGAGCGCCGTGGTGCAGGGACCCTGGCCATCTGCAACAATAACACAAAGTGACCAACGTCCCCCACTGCCCCCATGCATAAGCCGTGCCAGCTGCTCCCGCACACCCACGGCCTCCTTGGGCCAGCCCCTCAGGCTCTCGGGACTCCAATGAGCAGCTGTTTGGCCCTCCTGGTTCAGCCACCCTCTGAGGCGCCAGAGCTGAGGAAGGTTGAGGACTTAGAGGGGCTGTAAAGCTGCTCGCTTCGCGCCCGAGTCCCGAGGAGAGAAAAGTGACTTGGACAAGGTCACTCAGGTCGTGGCGGAATCAGGTGGACGGCTCCAGGTTCCCTGACTCCTACTCCAGTGCCTTCAAAGACTTTCTCCAGAGACACCCGCGCGGCTCACCTCTGAGCTCCACTGACTTGGCTGCTTGCTGGAAGTGACCCCTGCAGGGGTGGCCACTGCTGATAAATGAGCATGGCCCTTGCTGGCAGCAACCCTGGGTGAGGGTGGATGAGCTCTAGCATTTCCACTGCTCTGGGCCTCAGCGTTCCTCCTCAGTGGCCCTCCTGGGCTTGTAAAACAGGAGGTCTCTCTGGAGTTCTGTTCCCCCTTACAGTGGCACAGCACTTGAAGGAGGCCTCCCACCAACTACAGAGGTCCCCCTGGTTTTCCTCGGGATTGAATCTTGCTCTCTGGGACATGTCGGCCTCTCCTCTCCTGGTCTGGGTGGGTGTTCTCTAGCAGGGCAGAGTCTCTGCCAAGGTTTTATAAACTGTGTTTTTGCTTCCTAAGAGACAGAGGGCTCCAGAGGTGTGGAGGCGGCTCCCAGCTTTGCCAACCCAGGCAACTCTCAGTTACAGAGGGCAGGTGGTGGAGCTGAGACCACCTGGATGAGATGCTGGCCTCCCCGTCAATGGCAGCATCACCAACCCTTCGCTGCCCTCAGTGACCCTGACCTTTCCTTCTTGGCTTCTGCAGAATGAAAATCATGTAATTATTTCTATGCCTATCTCACTGCTGCCTCTAAGATGCTCCTGAGGCAGGGCTGATGTCTCTTTATTTCCCCACCCACCCCAGTGCCAGGCATGGGGAGGTGTGAAATAAACCATCACTAAATGAGCTCAGTGAGCGAATGAACAATCAATGCAGACTCTCCCCTGCGTTCAGGATATACAATCAGGAAGACTAAGAACCACTGGATTCTCACCAAGGGTTGGGTGCTCTCCACGTCTGATCTCATTAAATTGTCTCCAGAGTAGTGGGACAGTGGAGTGGTGGAGGACTTGGACTCAGCAGTTGGACTACCCAGGTCCGAATCTCAGCTCTCCACTTACTAACAGTGTGACTTTCTGTGCCACCTGTAAAATGCACACAGTACCTACTCCACATAGTAACTGATCATATACACAGAAGGCTTGGTTTTGTGCCTGGTTCCTAGAGATGGCTCCCACCTCCCTAGCCACATTGCTCAACTCTGGGCTGTGGGTGTTCCCTCCCTCCTTGAACTGATGAGGAGCTGAATCCGAGTTGATGAACAGATGCCCAATAAGAAATGGAAAGGGCCTGCTCCAGAGCCCTGGGCTCACCTTGGGTGTGGTACGTGACCACGGCCACAGTCAGGTGGATCTCCGTGGGCGTGTGATCCCGGGAGGAGCTGATGGAGTGAACCTGGGCTTCAGGTACAGGGCTGGGAGAGCAGAAGCCAGCAGACACCACTTGAGGGATGGGAACTCCTCCAGCACCTCCAGGAACGTGGGGCTATTGGTGAACTTCCACTTGCTGTACTCCTGAGGGCTGAACGCCAAGGGTGATGTGAGTGACTCGGGGCGCCCGCCCCATTTTGGGGGAAAGGCTGTCACAAcccagtattcattcattcactcaacaaacaagTCCATGTGCCAGGCTGTCCAGGTGCTGAGACTGCAAGCTTGAGAAAGAAATAGTTCCTGTCCTGGAGGAACTCAGTCCAGTACATTTATCTAACTTGTGTTACCTCTACTCTCAGCAACTCATGGGCAGGGGTCAAATctttattgtaatttatttggGGCAAGGCTTTGGAACCaatcagacctgggttcaaatcttgactGGGTGTCCTCACTATGGAATCTCATCCCAATTACTTACCTTTTGTGAAACAAGGATAGCATTGCCTACCTGGTGGGGATGTTATGGGAATTAAACCAGAAAACATGTACCAAGCTAGTTCATTGCAGCCACAAAATAATGGTGGTGGGGGTAGTTGGAATCAAGATAATTAgctataatgatgatgataataatgacaacCGTTGCCTTTGCGAGACTTGGAACCGAACAGTTGCAGGTGATTAATACATTCTCTCGTGGCTATTATTCAAGCTCTCCGTCTGTCACTCTGCCCATAATgcccatttatccattcatccaccatcCTGCAATACATCTTAAGTGACAACTTTATTCCAGTTTTGGGGAAAGCAAAGACAGATGACGATGGCTCCCTTTCTAGCTAATATTCAAGGCAGTGCACTCTGGTTGTATCCTGCAGACACTTGGAAAAACTCAGTTCACTCAACACAACTGTGTCCCAGACATGGGCCAGCGGATGATGCCTGGCTTCCCACCAGCCTTTGACAGGTCTCACTTTGGGAACCTGGGTGGATCCCTCTTGGAAGTTAAGGACCAGCTCTGGGCTTTGGCTCCCCACATGCTGGGACCCCCCCACATACCCCCACTGCCCACCAGCCCTGATCTTCACCTGGCACAGGGCCTCCAGCCTCTGTCTCTCAGTCGCTTCTGTGGCCACCTGGGCCAGCTTTTGGAGCAGCAGCTGGGTTGGGGGGGTGGTGATATCCAGGAAGTAGGTGAGGGCCTGGCTGAGCGAGCAGGGGGGCAGCCTCTTGTCACTGACCCAGTAGCTGCCTGGACGGGGAAGGAAGGTGTCAGGATGGAAAAGAGGCCCCATTCGGGATTCTCAGTAGGTAGCAAGGCCCCCAGGCAGACACCCCCTGTCTCCAGCTGCAGGGGAAAGGAGGCTCTGAAATCTTGGTTCCAAGAGCAAAAGGCAGGAAGGAGGTGGCACATGGAGAAAGGATTCCAGGAAAGGCTGAACACCAGCCCCCCAAGGGGCACTAAGTTGGCGTGGTCCTGATGAACTAACCATGTCCTTCTCTGGCCCAGACCTGAAGTTTAGCAAGACACCCATTGGCGATCTACAGACTCACAGTGACTAAATCCACCAAAGACTAATGGATACCTCACAGGCCAGTTGTTCACTCAGAGAAAAGCCCATGACTGCAGAGCCCTGGGTGCTGTACCAAGAGGTGCTGGGTGAGCAGAAGATGAGCCCAAAGGGAAGTCCCAGGGGGTAGCATGCAGGGCAATCACAGCACAGACCCTGGGGCCAGCAGACACGGGTTCAAACCCTGGCTCCCCACTTCCTAGGTGACTGAAGCCTCTGGGCCTTGGGTTCCCTCCGTGTGAAACAgatctgataccaaaacctatcTTGCTGGGTTGGCATGAGCACTGAATCAAACTGTGCACATAGTAGCTGGTGCTGTGCCTGGTACACAGATGCTTTCTAAATATTAGGTAAAAATATGAGCAGGACATTATCTCCTCTGAAACAGAGGCATAATGAACCACATCCATCACCCTACAGTCACAAGGACGTCTGTCTCGTTGTCCCCATGTCTCAGGTTCTCTCACTTTCTCCTGGACAGTGGGGAGCACCACCAGGCTCTGCCTCTCTGgtcccactttcttttttaattttttgagatggagtctctgtcacccaggctggagtacagtggcaagatctctgatcactgcaacctccacctcctggcttcaagcaattcttgtgcctcagcctcctgagtgactgggattacaggcatgaagcaccatttctggttatttttgcacttttagtagagacagggtttcatcatgttggccaggcttgtctcagactcctgacctcaagtgatccacccgccacggcctcccaaagtgctgggattacaggcgtgagccaccatgcccggcttatccCACTTTCTCACTTTGGCCACTGCATTGCGGGGATGTTGTTATCACTGGGGAAACTAAGGCCAGGGAGCGATGCTTTATGGGCTAGGACTGTTTTCATAACTGCTTTCACATGAGCTTTGGCGGCCCACCCTCTCAGCAGGAAGGGCAGGGATGGCTGTCATCggcaggcccaggcccagcccctcagccaggtggggtggccGGAGGATGCCAGGCAGCACTGGCTCTCTGGCCTGGGGCTCACCGCTCTCGTCCAGGGCCTCCAGGCGCACTGTCTGGTGGGGCGCGGGGCCGTCCACCACTCGCTCCAGGATGCCTTGGACCAGGGCGGGCTGGTTGCCTGGACAAACCCCGAGGTGCTCCCCCGGCAAGTAGTTCAGGCCTTGGCCGTCCTCACAGGAGAGTTCCACCAGGATGGTGGCACGGCTGGGGAAGGAAAATGAAGCCTCAGGTGATGTTGGAGGATTTCCTCCAGGGCTCCTGATGGGCGGGCCAGTTTCACCAGGAAATGTGCCCTCCTTTCATTTTCCTGGCTGGTTccacaagcctgagccaccacccTGAGCTTGGGATGAGGGATCCCCACAGGCAGGGGTGCTCGAGAGGGCCCCGGGAGCTTCCCTTTGGGGAGGAGGGAGCCCACCCCTTCCCAGCAGCCCTCTGAGTCCCCCGAGGGCTTGGCCACAGCCTCTGCCTAGAGAAAGCATCCCCTTGAGACACGTGGACATCAGAAGAAATCTTTCCTTGCTGCCAGGACAAACCCTGTTCTTATTAGGAACCAAGGCCAGTTTTCCTAATGCACGCGGGGAGGACTGCACAGATCAATGAAACCTGCAGGATAATCCACAAGGCCTGTTTCCCAGGAGCTGGGAAATGTCCTTCCCTGCCAACACTTTTTCCCTAAGTTCTTCTTCTGTAATGAGTCAAACAGTTTAAGTCTGTTCCTGCACTCTCCTTTTAGTGAAAGAGAGTCTACCGAGGGAAGTGAGAAGCATGGAGCAGATGCTTAGTGTCCGCTTTTCTGGAAAAGTGGGCCGGGTTGCCAACTAAGAGTAGATGTAAAAGCACAGGTGGCCGCTGGGTTACCAGGTGGGCTGGTCCCTACTGACAGTGTGGGTTGCTAGAATGCCAGCAGATGCCTCCCTCTCCCTTCAAAGACTGATTTTTTCTGGCCTTTCATTCCTTAGAATAAAGTCGACAGAGCATCACCCGAGTAGCCTGCACTTCTTACCTGATGTCAGACTCTGTAGATTCTGCTGAGATTTGAGCCTCATGGTGTTCACGCCTGGAAGCGCACGCTGCTCAGGGCTGTGAAGAACACAGAGATGGTGAAATGGCAAAGTGGCTCTTAAAGCATAGGTGGTAGGGAAGCTCCCAGGTGTCTGAGTCAGTGACACCTGACACTCAATTTGGGCATGCTGAGGTGGCTGCTGAgggtttcctttttcttcctttattccacAAATAAAGATCCTTGGTTCAGGccgggtggctcatgtctgtaatcccagcactttggagtcCGGGAGGTGGGTATCTACcgggaggtcaggagtctgagactagacTGGGCCAACAGCTACtgaaaccaggcatggtggtagttccctgtagtcccagccacctcagggaggctgaggcacgagaatcacttctgaacccggaggcggaggctgtggccAGCGGgaatcgcgccactgaactccgcCCTGgacgacagactgagactccgtccccAACGCCCCCCGGAAAAAGTCCTTGATCTGATAAGCAGGGCAGCTTCTAGGTATTGCTTCTAGGTGTTGGGAAATTCAATTTaggaacctaaaacaaaagtccCAGGACATCTCCATGGCTTGGGACCCACAGGAGAGCATCACTGACATTGGGGATATCTGAAACGCAGAAACCTGCAGGACTATCTTAGTCAGGCACAGCACCCCGGGTGCAGAGCAGAGAGTTCACCACTACAGCCTGAATCGCTCTTCATGACGCCTCTTCTTCATGACCCTTGGCTGCCTTTATGCTGGAAGGCGGGGCTCAGACTCCCAACACGGGCTACAGGCTAGCAACGTGCTTCACCTCCCTGAACTGCAATTCTCCCATCTGTGCCTTCTCCCAGGGGAGGAGGTCCAGGCCTCACTTAGCCCATGTGGGCCAGGAGCCCCGCACAGTGCCCGGCACACAGTAGGCCCTCAGCAGATGctgtccccttctctctccaCCACCCTCCTGGGGCTCCCTCCTGAAACAGCCTCCCTCAGCGCCTTGAGTCTTGCACCCTAACAGGCTCTTGCATGCAGTGAGAGGGAGGCGCCCAGGCCAACTGTCTCTGTTCAGAAGGAGACCCGGGGGTCTCCTTGACCGTGGGCTCAGGGCTCAGACCCCAACACAAACAAGCCCTGTGTGTGCAGAGAAGCAGGTACCTTTGCTGAGGTCCAAAGGCTGTGAGTCCTGCACGAGCCTGTAGTGGTGTGGGTCCCAGGTCACACTGGAGGTGTAGAGCTTGGGGATCTGAATGTGCTGTTTGCCTCGGACATCAAACGTCTCACAGGCTGCCTGGAAGAAGGTGGAGCAGACTGGGGTTAAcggtcagcagcagcagcatccgCACCACCGGGGCTACCACTTTTTAGGCCCTTACCATGGACCAAACACTGAGCCGTGGGCTTCATGTAAGTTCTAAGCACACTTACCTGATAGGGTGACAGCAAGGACTCAAAGAGGTGCCtgggcttggcacatagtagctaTTGCTACTATTATAaatattgctttgtttttgttttgagacagggtctcactgtgtcacccaggctggagtacagtggtgccatcatagttcactgaagccccaacctctctgggctcaagcaatcctcccacctcagccttccgagtagctgacactacagttGTGCACAAGCAAGCCCagtcaattttctgtattttcagtagacactggttttgccatgttgcccaggctggtttcaaattctgggactcaagcgatctgcccacctcagcctcctaaagtgcttgaattacaggcatgtgccactgtgcccagccattatGAATGCCAATATTGACATGATCTTGTATCCTCATGCCCACACTGGGAGAGGTCTGATTGTCCCCATGTTCCTGGTGTGGAACCACATGGACGAGGCCCGGGCTTTGGAACCAAGCCTGCCCCGACGCACCCTGTTGCTCCTAAGCACCACTGCTGAGTGATGCACTGCATGAGTGACGAGTTACCTAAATTGCTGAGTGATGCACTGCATGAGTGACGAGTTACCTAAATTACTGGAGCCAACCATTGCAATAAAGAGCTGTGGAGATACTGAGTGGATCCAAAGTGGATCCGCCACTGTGTGGTGCCTGTGCCCAGGCTCTCTATGGCTGAACAGACACAGTAGTTAAGAGGCGATCTAGGTAGTCAGTGGGGGAAAGATGTTAAACTAGAAGCTCCCTAAGGGCAGGGGGGGATCTGTGCCTCCTCTTCCAGAGTGGTGTGCACAGGTTGGAGCTCTTCTGGGGGGCTGAGGGAGAGCAGCAGTGACCTGCGCCCTCAGGCCCGTGGCCCTGGCCCATGTCTGGGACCACATCTACAGGACCACGGGCAGAGGTCATGGCACCTGGGATGTTCAGCACAGATGTCCTAGGCATGAATGCTCCCTGTCATGTCCCTGCTGTGGAGCAGCTCTGGCTGGGAACCGACCTTGAAGGTTTGCACGGCCCTGCTGAGGAAGGCATCCTCCTGCCCACTGAGCTCATCCTCTTCCCACGTCAGGGTGAGCTGAGAGGCCCCCAGGTGGGACAGCTTCTGGTTGAAGTCATGAGCAAAGGCGCAGAACCGAGGGTACATGCTGGAGCCAAGGCCAAACACGGCATACCTGCCCGAGAACACACACAGATACTCATGTCCCATGCAAGCAGCACTTggcacccagcacccagcaccaaCAGCCTGGAGGGCCAGCCCCAGACTCTTCCCCTCTAGCTGGAGTATGGAGCTGGATCCCCTTCGGGTCCCCCTGACCCCAGAGCCTTGTCACCAACTCCCATGACCACCCCATGCTTGGCCTACAGACCTGTGAGAGGGACTTGGTTTCTGTGGTTTGACCCGTGACACATTCCGAGGGCAAACCTCTGAGCCAGGGTCCCTCTGTGCCTGGTCAGCTCTGAGAAGACCCCGTGTCTACACCCAGTTCCTTCCCCTGAGCCAGATTTTGGGTCCTCAGGGCAGGGTTAGAAGGTataggaggaggagggaaaaagtTTTACCTGAATTTGTTGGTGAGCTCTTTCAGCATGAAGAGCGATTTCTTCAGTTTCTAGAAAGAGAGGGAACGACAGAGTTCTCAGGCCAGGATGAATAAAAacactgttttttcctttcttctggaaaCCCAAGCCACAGCTGGCAGGAGAAGGTCTACAGCCTACAGTGGAAGTTGGTTTACGTGGTGGGCCACCTGGCCAAGGGACTGGCTGTCAGGTGACAAGTTTAGCCTGTCTCTCTCACTCCAGCTAAACTGTAGCAACTCCCCCGTGTGGGCCCTGCCCCTTGGTGGGAGACTCCAGAATAGCCTGGCCTCCTCCTCCCATCCAGCCCTGGCAGAGGGGCCTGCCTTATAGCAGGGCATCTCCAGAGGGCCTCCTAATGGGCCGACTTCTCTGGTTTGGAAACCCGGGTGGGTATGATTAGCACTGGTCCTATAGTCTCTGAAATCAGGCGGGCTCTCCAGGAACCTGACGATCCCCAGGAGGTGTGACTCCAGCAGAACTAGCTGCCAAACCCCATGGTGAGTATTTACTCccttttcataatttatttttagttcttcccttcaattacattttcattcttctgagcACTGAGAGACAGTCTCCCAAATTGGTGCCATAGACCTTTTAATACCTCTCTCATTGcctatcactttttaaaacaaagcataGCTGGAGCATGTTGgccccataatcccagcactttgggaggttgaggtgggcagatcacctgaggtcgggagttcaagaccagcctgacctaca
The Papio anubis isolate 15944 chromosome 17, Panubis1.0, whole genome shotgun sequence genome window above contains:
- the LOC116270955 gene encoding nitric oxide synthase, inducible-like, giving the protein MRLKSQQNLQSLTSGKLALVPNKNREGTFPGETGPPIRSPGGNPPTSPEASFSFPSRATILVELSCEDGQGLNYLPGEHLGVCPGNQPALVQGILERVVDGPAPHQTVRLEALDESGEPQAREPVLPGILRPPHLAEGLGLGLPMTAIPALPAERVGRQSSCESSYENSPSP